The DNA region GCGAGCGGCCGTCCGGGCGATCGATCCCCGGACGGTCAGCCCAGGACCAGCGGCACCGCCGGCGCCGCGCCGCCCGCTCCCGCCGCCCGCGCCAGCGCGGCGCGCTCCTCGGCCGTCGCCGCGCGCCGCCCGGTGCCGACCAGCAGCGCGTCCCGGTCCGACCAGGCCGCCGGGTAGGCGGCCCCGGCGATCTCCTCCAGCATCGCGCGGGACCGGGCGAGCCCCTCGGCCGGCGGTTGCGCCGCGTCCGGCAGGTGCGCGACCAGGTCCAGGTGGTGCAGCGTCCACTCCATCACGTACGCGCCGAGGTAGTCGGCCACCGTCAGCACCTCGTCGCGGGTGCCCACCAGCCCGGCCGGGTCGGCGAGTTCGGCGGCGCGCCCGGCGGCGGAGCCGACGTCGTCCAGGTGGAACGCCAGCAGCCACGGCTCCTGGTAGGCCGCGGCCAGCCGTACGGTCAGCGCGTCGAGCGGATCGTCGCCGGCCGGGGGCGTCCGCGAGACGTTCCAGTACGTCACGGCGGTGCGCGTCGGCTTCCCGTCCGCGGGGGTGGCGAGGGTGATCAGGACGTCCTGGGCGTCGATGACCAGATGGCACACCAGGTCCCGGACCAGCCAGCCGGCGCACCCGGACGGCCGCTCGAAGTCGGCGTCGGCGAGGTCCTTCACCGCCGCGCGCAGCGCCGCCCAGGTCTGCGTGAAGAGCTCCATCCGGGCACGCTACCGGCACGGCGGGACGGGGGCGCGGGCGGACGCGGCCGGAGCGCGGGCGTGGCGTCGGCCGTGTGCGGCGACGGGCCGGGAGCTGCCGGCTACGCGCCGAGGTCCACCTCCGCGATGCGTTCGATCAAGCGGTCGCGGAAGCCCGGGTTGTGGGCGGAGAACTCCTGGGCGCGCGACGCCCAGGCCGGGTGGCCCAGCACATGGTCGACAGCCGCGGCGGCGCGGCCGTCGGCGGCGCCGAGGTCGGCCGCGCCCACGAGGTCACGGACCGCGGCCGCCGCGACGGCCGCGGGCGCCTTCTGGTCCGCGAGGCTCGCGAGCAGGGCGGGCAGGCCGCCGTCCCGGTACGCCGCGCGGCACGCGTCCAGCCACTGCGCCGACCACTGCCGCCGGGCCCCGCGCGGATCGTCGATCAGCGGCCGGAACGTCGGCTCCAGTGCCCAGCGCAGCCGCCTGAGCCATTCGTCCGGATCGCCCGCGAGGTGCGGATACTCCGCGACGAAGTGCCGCCACTCGTCGTCCGGGGACATGTCCGCCGTCACGTCCGGCGTGACCGGGGTGCCCGCGTAGTACGGGTCCGCGGCGATGAACACCGCGCCCAGGGTGGCGTAGTCGAGCGTGCAGTGCTCGGCGAGCAGCACCGCGTCGTACAGGTCCTTGCCCTGCGGGTGCATGTCCTGGGCCAGCCACACGAGCTTCCAGGCGAGGGAGAGTTCGGGCGTCGCGCCGAGCAGCCGCACGCCCGCGACCGTCGTCGTGACCGGCTCGACGGGCAGCAACTCGTTGAAGACGACGTCGAGTTGGACGATGCCGCCCGGGGTGCCCTGGCAGGTCCAGGGCAGCACCAGCCGGCGGCCGGGCACGCGGTCGTACGTCCAGATGTCCTCGCTCACCGCGTCGCGGGCGTCGAACCGGACGGCGGGGCGTGCGGGCTCGGCGGCCGGGGAGTCCGGGTCGCCGGGGGAGTCCGGGTCGCCGGGGGAGTCCGGGCCCGCCTCGGCGGCGGCGGTGGCAGCCGTGCGCTCGGCCGACCGCGCGATGTCCCGCAGGAGTTCGCCTGTGCGGTCCTCCTCGATCCGCCAGTCCCGGGGCACGACCACGAAATCCAGGTCCTTGGGCTCGCGCGCGGCCGCGCCGAACCACTCCGCGAGCAGCACGCTGCCGCGCAGCACGAGGTGGTCGCGCCAGGGCGAGCCGGCGATCGCGGCCAGCACGAGATCCATGGCGGTGCGGCGCGCCCTCCGCCACGCCGCCCGCGCCTGCCGGTCGGCGAACTCCGGGTCGCTCGTGCGGTAGGCGTGGGAGCGGTGCTTGAGCGCGGGGTCGAAGACGAAGCGCTGCCGGGCCGCCGCGTCCTCGATCCGGCGGAACGTGCGCGGCAGCCCCAGCCGGTCCAGCTCCGCCTCGGACAGCGGCGTGCGCGGCACCTCGACCCCGCTCACCCGCAGCGTCTCCCCGTACTCGCTCACCGCCCCGCCACCTCCTCGCGCCGCGCCGCCACGATCCACCCCTCGTCCACGGCGGTGTCGCTGTCGTACACCACGAACTCCTGCTCCACCTCGGCGATGTGCACGCCGAGGTCTGCCAACGCCCGCCGCAGCGCCGCCAACCGGCCCCGCGCGGTGGGCAGCCCGACGCCGTGGCAGCGCTGCGTGACGAACCGCTGCTCGCGCCCGGCCGGTCCGGCGACGCGGCGCGCGTTCCACGACACGTGCGCGTCGTGGGCCACCGCGACGGCGGTGAGCGTGGCCAACGGGCTTACGCCGGGGGAGCGTTGTCCGTCACGCGCGGCGGCCCCCGGCCCCGGCCCCAGCCCCGGCCCCGCGTCGAGCAGCACCTTCACGTGGTGCTCGAAGTAGCGCGGGGCGGTGCCATCGGCCGCCGTCCCGGGGCCGCAGCGGAGGGCCCACGCCCGCGCCTCCTCGTCGGAGCGCGGCACCGCGGGGTCCCACGGCGGGACCTCGATCTTCACCCGCACCGGCACGAATCCCGCGGCCCGCAGGTCGTCCGCCGCCGCGCGGCAGATCCGCACCTGCTCCTCGTACGGCCCGCATCCGCCCAGCGTGACCATCGGCTGCGACGGCACGCGCCCGCGCGCCAGCACGATGTGCGCGCACTTCCACCCCCGCGCCGCGGCCCACCGCTCCAGCCGCCCGACCTGCGCGTCCCCACCGTCGCAGCGCACGGTGACGTGCGCCTCGAACTCCCCCACCCTCATGCCCCGATGATGCCAAGCGCTCCCCGCGCACGCGAAACGACTTATCCCCGCCGCCCGGGCGACGAGCGGCGGGGCCGCCTCGCGGGCGGGTGGTCAGTGCCTGCCCGCGAACCGTCCCGCCTTGACGTCGGCGAGGAACGCGGTCCAGGCGTCCGTGTCGAAGGTCAGCGCGGGGCCGTGGGGGTCCTTGCTGTCGCGGACGGGGATCACGCCGAGGACGCCGTCGCCGACCTCCACGCACTGCCCGCCGTTGTTGCTGCTGTGACTGCTCTTCCGCCACGTGAGCGTGTGCTCGCCGTTCATGTGCTCATTCCTCCTCTTGGGACGGACAGGGCACACGGCCCCGCTGCCCGAGCCGGGGAGCGGGGCCGTTCGTGGCCGGTGGTCAGCGGGCTGCCGGGAAGCGGCCCGCCTTGACGTCGGCGACGAATGCGGTCCAGGCGTCCGCGTCGAAGGTCAGCACGGGGCCGTGGGGGTCTTTGCTGTCGCGGACGGGGGTCACGCCGGGGATGCCGTCGCCGACCTCCACGCAGTCGCCCCCGTTGGTGGAGTAGGTGGACTTGCGCCACTGTGCGGGAAGATCGCTTGCGCTGGTCATGCTGGAAGTCCCTTCAAATGCTGCCGGATGCGATCGGCGGATGCATCGGGCGACAGGGCGTAGCTGTTGAGTAGATCATAGGCGCGTTGCCCCGCTGCCACCTCCGCCGCGTCCAGCGCAGTCCTGCCCTGAAGGAACGCGTCCACGTACAGCACGTCCGCGCCCTGGTCGAAGCTGAGCAGCGTGAAGGGTCCGGCGAGACCGGGATGCGCGGCCACATCCTCGGGCAGCACCTGGATGACGGTGCGGGGATGCCGCCCGGCAACCAGCAGCCGTTCGAGCTGTGCCCGCATGACCGCCGGGCCGCCCAGCTTCCGTCGCAGTGCCTGCTCGTCGATGATGAACCAGGTGCGCGGGGGAAGTCCGCGCCCGAACACGTCCTGGCGCGTCATCCGCGCGGCGACCAGACCGTCGAGGTTGTCCAGCCGCTCGGGCGTCAGCATCGCACGCGCGTAGTCCTCGGTCTGGAGGAGCGCCGGGATGATCTGCGGCTGGAAGGACCGAATCGACGTCGCCTCACGCTCCATCTCGACGTACGGCAGGAACCAGCTCGGGTACGCGTACCGGACGACCAAGGGGTAGAACTCGCCGAAGAAGTCCGTGCCGAACGCGCGGTCGAGATCGGCGGCGAGATCCTTCGTCGGGACGCGCTTCGCGTTCTCCAAGTAGCTGATCATCGCTCCCGTGGTGAAGGCCCGCCGCGCGCTCTCCTCCTGCGACCACCCGCGCAGTTCGCGCTGCTTCTTCAGGTGACGGCCGAAGAAGGCCAGCAAGCTCTGGTTCGGCTCCGGCCGGCCGTTGTCGCTCTCCATCGGCACGTCGGGTCCCCTCTCCTCTTAACTCTCGGCCTGTTAAGGCTCGCCCTCTGTTGATCGTAGTTCGCAGTGCGCAAGCTTGTGTGCGGAAGGTCAGGACTCGATCACGGAGAGAGCAGGCGCACCATGCAGGCAACGGCGGAGGACGTCGCGACGTCCACGGAGATCGTGACCCGGCGGTGGCCGCAGCGCCCGGCGGCCGTGCGCGGGGCGAGGCGGCTGCTGCGCAGTACGCTCCTCGGCTGGGACCGCGCGCAGCTCGTGGACGACGCGGAGTTGGTGCTCTCCGAGCTGCTGGCGAACGCGGTCGTCCACGCCCGGGTCGCCGGGGCCACCGTCGAGACGCGCTTCGCGGCGCTCGGTCCCGCGGCCGTACGGGTCGAGGTGTGCGACGAGGACAGCCGCCATGTGCCCCGGCTGCGCGCGGCGATGCCGGGCGACCAGCGCGGGCGCGGCCTGCAGATCGTGGACGAGCTCACGGAACAGCGCTGGGGCTACGAGTGGCGCACGGACGACGCCGGGGCCGCCACCGGAAAGGTGGTCTGGGCTCACCTCGGCAGGCTGCGGCCGCTCTGACCTTTCCCGGGCCCGGTCGCCCGACCCGGCCCCCGAGTCACTCCCGACACCCGACGCCCGACAGACGAAGGACGAGAAGAAACCATGGGTATTCCGCAGAGCCGGAGCAGCGAGAGCGTCGCGGAAGGCCGCGTACCGGTCGTGTGCGAGGCGTCGACCTACGTACCGCCCGCCGTGAGGGCCGAGTCGGCGAAGGCGTATCTCGAGGTGAACCCCAGCCTCATCGCCGACGACCTGATGTGCCACCTGGAGGCGCACGCCGAGGGATCGCACTTCGCCATCGTCTACGACCACCTCGCCGGACCCGACGCCGGTGCCATCTGGACCAGTTGGGACGAGGACTTCCCCGCCGCGTTCTTCCTCCGCCCCGACTGCACGAGCGTCTCGCCGCAACAGGGCGTCCCCTGCGGGCACTTCGCCGCCCACCCCGGCGTCTGCTCGTGGCGGACCGAGAACCGGCGGTGAACCGGCCCGCCGGACGGCGGGGTCGGTCCCGGGAGCTTCGTCGTCGCACGCGAAGGGACGATGATCGGCCGGGTCCTGCTCAGGCGGGCCACCGGGCACCGCCGCCCGGTCGCCGACGGGAAGAGGGCGGCCCGGCCCCCGGCAGCGGGCGCGGATCGGGCCTGCGACGACGGCGGAAAGGCACGGAGTCAGGAACGGCGTCAAGGAACGGCGTCACGGCACGGCGTCACGGCATGGCGTGGACGTCCGCGCACGCGGGCCCTCGGGAGTTCGCAAGCGCTGTCCCGGGCCGGCGGTCGGCGCGGTGCTGCCGGCGGTAACGACCGGCCGAGATCCCGAACTCGCGCGTGAAAGCGTTGGCGAAGGCATAGGCGGAGCCGTAGCCGCTGCGCTGCGCTGCGCCACGGTGGACAGCGGGACGTCGGTCGTCTGGAGCAGGCGTGCCGCCACGGTGAGCCGCCACCACGTCAGATAGGTGAGCGGCGGCTGCCCCACCATGGCGGTGAACCTGCGCGCGAAGGCGGCGCGGGACAGGCCCGCGTGAGCGCCCAGCGACTCAACGGTCCAGGGATCGCCGGGGCGTTCGTGCACGGCACGGAGCGATCGCGCGATCACCTCGTCGTCGAGGGCCACGCACCAGCCGGTGGCCCGCAGGCCCGCACGTTCGGCCAGGCAGGCCCTGATCAGATGCACCAGGAGCACGTCGAGCAGCGCGGGAAGCACCAGGTCCCTGCCGTGCATCCGTTCGCCCAGTTCGCCGAGCAACAGGTCGATCGACGCCTGGAGACCCCGGTAACGGTCCGGCCGCGCCGGAAGACCCACCAGATCGGCGAGGTCCTGGAACAGCGGGTGCGGACGGGCCCGCTCAAGACGGTAGGCGCCGGACAGGAACCGGGCAGTGCCGTCGGCGGCGTTCACGAGTGTGTGCGCGGTCCCGTGCGGGAGCAGAACGGCGTCCCCCGGTCGCAAGGTGATGACCGCTTCGTCCGGCGCCGTCACCCGGAGGCGTCCCGCGGCGCCCACGTAGAACCGGGCACCCTCGAAGGCCGACACCTCCTCCTGCCACGACGGGGCCGCCGCTTCCAGGGACAGGGCGGGGCGCCCCACGCGCATGGTGCAGATCACGTCGCTGACCACGTCCATCGCCTCATCCTCCCTCGTCCGCCCCCGCCGGGTCAGGTGCCCGAGAACGGCGCCCATCGCTTGATCGCGAGCGAGCCGTGCGACCGCACGACTTCGGCGGCGCCCGCTCCGCTCAGGTGCGCCTGGCACGACCAGGCTGTTCGTCGCGGCGGCCTGCTCCAGGACGCGACGCCGGGACCGGGCGGCCTCGGCCTGGTCCTCGCTCAGGCAGGTGTCGTGATCGGGTTCCACCATCTGCAACGGGGTGTGGACCAGGTCGCCGACGAACACGGCCCGGTCGCCGCCGGAATCCAGCCACAGCACCGTCGAACCGGGTGTGTGACCGGGGGCGCGTTCAAGGACCAGGTCCTTCCCCATGCGGTGACTGTCGCCCTCCCACAGCACGGCCTGACCGGCCCGATGGACGGGCAGCACGCTGTCGTCGAACGTGACCCCGGAGCCGGCGGCGGACTGGAACGGCGACGTCGGCACGTGGCCGTTGGCGGGGTTCCAGAAGTCGAAGTCGGCCCGGCTGATCAGATACCGCGCGTTGGGGAACGTCGGCACCCACTCGCCGTCGACCAGCCGGGTGTTCCACCCCACGTGGTCGTTGTGCAGGTGGGTGTTGACGACGAGATCCACGTCCTCCGGCCGCACCCCGGCCGCCGCCAGACGGTCGAGGAAATCGCCGTCGCGCTCGTTGAACACCTCAACCTCGCGTTGCTTGTCATTGCCGAGGCCGGTATCGACCAGAATGGTGCGGCCCTCGCTTCGCAGCACCCAGGTCTGCACGGTCGCCTGCCACGCACCCGTCGTGGGGTCCAAAAAGTCGGGCGCCAGCCAGGATTCGTGCCGGCGCCACAACTCACCGGGCACGGACGGGAACAGCACATCGGTGGTGACGAACGCACCCTGCCACTCGACCACCCGCGAGACCTCGACATCACCGAGAACGATTTTCTTCACCCCTTCACCGTAGGAAGGGGCGGTGAGACACGAAATGTTCCGGGGTCTCTCCTTTTTAAGGCAGCGTCTCGCGGGAGCTTGGTACGTCATCGGTGGCCGAAAACGGACCACGTCCGCCATGCGCGCGCGAATGCGGGGCAGACACCGGGTGGCAGACGGTCTGCCCGCCGGTTCCGGCGTCCTGCGGTGAGGGGGAGTCGTGGCGACTCGCGACGGCGCGGCGCGTGACGCGCGCGAGGAGGCGCGGCAGCGGCCGACCGCGGGTGCGCAGCCGCGCACCGGCAGGGAGGCCCGCGTCCACCGCCGCGTCGGGCGCGCCGTCCTCGCCGGCTTCCGGTTTGCCCGGACACTGGGCCGGGCGTTCGCCGCGGCCTGGGACATGGACGCCACCGAGCGGGCCGCCGCCCTCACGTACTACGCCGTGCTCGCGCTCTTCCCCGCGGTGCTCATGACGTTCGCGCTGATCGGCCTGGCCGGCGGGCCCTCCGACAACAGCCTGTCCGCCGAGGTGACCGCGCTGCTGCCCGCCCAGTCGCGGGCCACGGTCGCCGGCGCGCTGGACCAGATGGCCGCCGACCACTCCGCGACGGCCTCGCTCGCCGCGCTCAGCGGATTCGGCGCGGCCTGGTCCGCGTGCAGCTACGCCGCCGTCTTCCGCCGCGCGCTGCACCACATCCACGGCGTGGACGACCACCGCCCGGCCTGGCGCACCGCGCCGCGCATCCTGCTCACCTCGCTGACGCTGCTGGTCCTGCTGGTCTGCGCGGCCGTCCTGCTGGTCGTCAGCGGCGAACTCTCCCGCCGCGCCGGGCACGTGCTGCACATCGGCGGGCCGCTGGTGTCCGCGTGGCGCTCGCTGCGCTGGCCCCTGCTGCTGGTCGTGGCCGGCGTCCTGGTGCTGCTGCTGTTCCGCTCCGGGCCGCGCGGCACCCGCTCCCTGCGCGCCATCGCACCCGGCGGCGCGGTCGCGGTCGGGCTGTGGCTGCTGGCCTCCGCCGGCTTCGCCGTGTACGCCGCGCGGATGGGCACCTACCACCGGCTGTACGGGCCGCTGGGCGGCACGGTGGCGTTCCTGGTCTGGCTGTGGCTGTCCAACCTCGCGCTGATGATCGGCGCGCACTTCAACGCCGAGCACACCAGGGCGGTGGCGCGACGCGACGAACGCGAGCGGGACACGTCAGCGCCGCGGAAGGCGAGTTCCGCGAACACGGCGTCCGCGAAGGCCGGGTCCGCGAAGACGGCGTCCGCGAAGGCCGGGCCCGCGCAGTCCGGTCCGGCGAACGCCCCTTCCGCGGGCTGAGCCCGCCCCGCCCGCGCGGGGCGCGGCCGTCGCGCGCCCCCGCCGTTTCGCCCGTGCCCCGCTCCTTGACGCGCCCACGTCCGGGCGCGCAGCATGTGGGAGCGCTCCCATAGGGTGCTGTGCCGGGGCCCTATGGGAGTGCGATCCCCCCACTCCTCGTTCTCCCTGGAGGACGCGTGTCCAGCATCCGCAGACCGTTCCCCCGTCGCCGCGGGGACGCCCCCGCCGCACCCGATCACCCTCCCCGCCCGCACCGGCGGTCCCGCCGCCTGCTCGCCGTCGCGGTCGCCGCGCTGCTGCCGCTCGTCGGCGTCGCGGCGCAGGGGGCCGCCCGCGCCGCGTCGGCCCGGCCCGCCGCCGCGTCCTCGTACAACTACGCCGAGGCGCTCCAGGACTCCATGCTGTTCTACGAGTCGCAGCGCTCCGGCGCGCTGCCCGCCGACAACCGGGTGAGCTGGCGCGGCGACTCGGACCTCGCCGACGGCAAGGACGTCGGCCTGGACCTCACCGGCGGCTACCACGACGCGGGCGACGAGGTGAAGTTCGGCTTCCCGATGGCCTTCTCGATGACCATGCTCGGCTGGGGCGGCATCGACGAGGCGCCGGGCTACGCCGCCTCCGGCCAGAGCGCGTACCTGCTGCGGAACCTGCGCTGGGGCGACGACTGGCTGCTGAAGGCGCACCCCTCGGCGAACGTCCTCTACGGCCAGGTCGGCGACGGCTCCAGCGACCACGCGTTCTGGGGCCCGGCCGAGGTCAACCCCGAGCCGCGCCCGGCCTACAAGATCGACGCGTCCTGCCCCGGCTCCGACCTGGCCGGCGAGTCGGCCGCCGCACTGGCCTCGTCCAGCATGCTCTTCGCGTCCTCCGACCCCACGTACGCCGCGAAGCTGCTGACCAACGCCAAGCAGCTCTACACCTTCGCCGACACCTACCGCGGCACGTACGACAAGTGCATCACCGCGGCCCAGGGCTACTACAACTCCTGGAGCGGCTACTGGGACGAGCTCGTCTGGGGCGCCCTGTGGCTGTACCGCGCCACCGGTGACAGCGCGTACGTCGCCAAGGCCGAGACGTACTACGCCCAGCTGCCCAAGATGCAGCAGACCAGCACGCCCGAGTACAACTGGACGCTGGCCTGGGACGACAAGTCCTACGGCGACTACGTGCTGCTGGCCGAACTCACCGGCAAACAGGTCTACATCGACGACGCCGAGCGCTGGCTCGACTGGTGGACGACCGGCGTGAACGGGCAGAAGGTCGCCTACTCGCCCGGCGGCGAGGCGTTCCTCGACACCTGGGGATCGCTGCGGTACTCCGCCAACACCGCGTTCGCCGCACTGCAGTTCGCCTCCTGGCTGAGCGCGCAGGGCAAGGACGCGGCCAAGGTGTCGACCTACCGCGACTTCGGCGCGCGGCAGATCGACTACATCCTCGGCGACAACCCCCGCCACGAGAGCTACGAGATCGGGTTCACCAACTCCGGCGCGAACAGCGCCTGGCCGCAGAACCCGCACAACCGCACCGCGCACGGCTCGTGGGACCAGTCGATGAACGACCCGGCGGCCACCCGGCACCTGGACTACGGCCTGCTCGTCGGCGGCCCGGGCTCGGCGGACGACGGTTTCTCCGACGAGCGCTCCAACTACGGTGAGACGGAAGGCGCGCTGGACTACAACGCGGGCTTCTCCGGCGCGCTCGCCGCGCTGACCGCGAGCTACGGCGGCACGCCGCGAGCGAACTTCCCGCCGAAGGAGACGCCCAACGGCCCCGAGGAGTACATGCAGGCGGCGGTGAACACCGCGGGCACGAACTTCTACGAGATCAAGGCGCAGGTGGTCAACACCTCCGGCTGGCCGGCCCGGCACCTGCTGCACGGCTCCTTCCGCTGGTACTTCACCCTGGACCCGGGTGTCGACCCCTCCCAGGTCGTCCTCAGCTCGCCGTACAACCAGTGCTCCGCGCCCACCGGTCCGACCCGGCTGTCCGGCGCCGTCGCCTACGTGACGATCAGCTGCGAGGGCCAGGACATCGCCCCGGCCGGGCAGTCCGCGTACCACCGCGAGGTGCAGTTCCGGCTCACCTTCCCCGGCGCGCACAACCCGACGGCCGACTGGTCCTACGCGGGCGTGGCCACCACGCCCGGCGCCGCGCCGGTCACCGTCGACCACGTCGTCCTCTACGACGGCGCCACGCAGGTCTGGGGCACCGCCCCGAGCGGCGACGGCGGCACCGCGGGCGGCACGAGTGCGGGCACGACGGCGGGCACGTCGTCGGGCACCTCCTCGGGCACCTCGTCCGGGACGAGTTCGGGCACGTCGTCCGGCACGACCGCCGGAACCACCACCGGCACGACCTCGGGGACGTCCTCCGGCGCCACCACCGGCGCCTCCGGCGGGACGTCGTCCGGCACGACGACCGGCACGACCGCTGGAACCACCACCGGCACGACCTCGGGGACGTCCTCCGGCGCCACCACCGGCGGGACCGGGACGCCGCCCGCCGTGGGATGCCGGGTCACCTACACCGTGTCGAGCCAGTGGTCCGGCGGCTTCCAGGCGGACGTCGCGGTGGTCGACACCGGCACGAGCACGGTCAACGGCTGGACGCTGACCTGGACCTTCGGCGGCGACCAGCACATCGGCAACGCGTGGAACGGCACCGTCACGCAGTCCGGCCAGAACGTCACCGCGCACGACGCCGGCTACAACGCCTCGATACCGCCCGGCGGCGGCGTCGACGTCGGCTTCACCGCCACCTACAGCGCGAGCAACGCCGCGCCGCACGGCTTCGCGCTCAACGGAACCGCTTGCACGACCAGTTGACCGGCGCCGCTCCGGGCGCCGCCCGCCCGGAGCCCCGTCCCGTCCCCGACCGCTCGGCCGCCGCACCCGTACCGCGGCGGCCGAGCCCCTTTCTCACAGCCGCATCACCAGCAGCGACACGTCGTCCTGCTGGCCGCTCGGGTCGGCCAGCCGCGCCAGCAGCGCGTCCGCCAGGTGCTCGACCGGCCGGTCGCGCAACGCGCCCGCCGCCTCGGCCAGTCGACCGAGCCCCACGTCGAGGTCCTCGCCGCGCCGCTCCACCAGCCCGTCGGTGTACAGCACCAGCGTGTCGCCCGGCCCGTACTCCACCGTGGCCTGCGGGCGCGGCACATGCTCCAGCCGCACGCCGAGCGGCGGATCGGTGGCCTGGTCGAGGAACTCGTGCCGGCCGTCGGCGCGGACCAGCAGCGGCGGCACGTGGCCCGCGTTGCTGTACGTCAACAGCCGGCTCTCCGGGAAGAGTTGACAGGCGAACGTGGTGGTGGCGAGCGCGCTCTCATGGGACCGCGCGTACAGCCCGAGCGTCTGCAGCGCGCTGTTCGGCCCGTCCGAGACGCGGACCGCGGCGCTCAGCGCACTGCGTAGCATGCCCATGATGCTCGCGGCGGCCACCCCGTGGCCGACCACGTCGCCCACCGTCAGCGCGAGCCGCCCCTCGGGCAGGTCGACCACGTCGTACCAGTCGCCGCACGCGTTCAGCCCCTCCAGCGCCGGCCGGTAGCGCACCGCGATCTCCGGGTGGACGGCCAGGTCGGGCGTCTCCAGCATGGCCCGCTGGAGCGCCAGCGCGGTGTCGTGGACGACCGCGGTCGACTCCTGCAACCGGCGGTTGGCACGCTGCAACTCCTGTGCATGCAGGAAGAGTTCGGCGTACGGCGCCTCGGCGTCCGGGTCCGTGCCGCTGCCCGGGTCCCGGCGCTCCTCGCGGACGAAACCGGTCACGTCCTCGATCCGGTGGATGATCAGCTCCACCCGGCCGTCGGGGCCCTTCACCGGCTGGTTCACCACGTTCCACCAGCGCGGCTCGAAGCTCCGGGAGTCGCCCGACCGCGGGATGGCGAACCGGTGCAGCATCAGCAGGCTCGCCCGGCCGGAGACCAGCACCGTCTCCAGCGAGCGGCGCTGCACCTCCGCGCCGTGCGAGGTCGGCTCCTGCGGGTCGGGCGGGAACGCGTCGAAGAAGTTGCGCCCGATCAGCGAGTCGGCGGAGCGGCCGGTCACCTCGCGGTACGCGTCGTTCGCGGTGACGATCCGCAACTGCCGGTCGAGGACCACACAGGCGACCGGCACGGCGGCGAACAGCGCGGCGTAGTCGATCCCGTCGCCCGCTCGCTGCTCCACCTCGGCCCCGCTCTCCTCGTCCCGTACGCCCGCCCGGCCGCGAGCACCCCGACCCGCGGCCCCGCCGGCCCCGCCGGCCTGCCCGGCCGCTGTGATCCGCCCGACCGCCGTGATCCGCCCGGGGCCCGCCTCCGGCCCACCCTGCCGTGGCCCGGCGCACGCGGCGCGCGGCACGCGGCTCACCCCGACAGCGGTCCGCCCGGTCGGCGGAACGCGCCACCGGCCCCCAGGGCTCCGGCGCGGCCCCTGGCGTCCCGCGTCCGGCGTGGGCGTCGCCGGAAAGCGGGCCTGGCGCGGCCCCCGGCGGGGTCCCCCCGGGCCCTCGCGGTGGTGCGGGCGGTTCGTCGGGCAGCAGCGCGACCCCGCGGCCCGCGGGGGCGCGGGCGGGCGCGAGGGGCCGGGCACAGCGCCTCGACCGAACCGGCCGCAGGCCCCG from Actinacidiphila sp. DG2A-62 includes:
- a CDS encoding glycoside hydrolase family 9 protein, yielding MSSIRRPFPRRRGDAPAAPDHPPRPHRRSRRLLAVAVAALLPLVGVAAQGAARAASARPAAASSYNYAEALQDSMLFYESQRSGALPADNRVSWRGDSDLADGKDVGLDLTGGYHDAGDEVKFGFPMAFSMTMLGWGGIDEAPGYAASGQSAYLLRNLRWGDDWLLKAHPSANVLYGQVGDGSSDHAFWGPAEVNPEPRPAYKIDASCPGSDLAGESAAALASSSMLFASSDPTYAAKLLTNAKQLYTFADTYRGTYDKCITAAQGYYNSWSGYWDELVWGALWLYRATGDSAYVAKAETYYAQLPKMQQTSTPEYNWTLAWDDKSYGDYVLLAELTGKQVYIDDAERWLDWWTTGVNGQKVAYSPGGEAFLDTWGSLRYSANTAFAALQFASWLSAQGKDAAKVSTYRDFGARQIDYILGDNPRHESYEIGFTNSGANSAWPQNPHNRTAHGSWDQSMNDPAATRHLDYGLLVGGPGSADDGFSDERSNYGETEGALDYNAGFSGALAALTASYGGTPRANFPPKETPNGPEEYMQAAVNTAGTNFYEIKAQVVNTSGWPARHLLHGSFRWYFTLDPGVDPSQVVLSSPYNQCSAPTGPTRLSGAVAYVTISCEGQDIAPAGQSAYHREVQFRLTFPGAHNPTADWSYAGVATTPGAAPVTVDHVVLYDGATQVWGTAPSGDGGTAGGTSAGTTAGTSSGTSSGTSSGTSSGTSSGTTAGTTTGTTSGTSSGATTGASGGTSSGTTTGTTAGTTTGTTSGTSSGATTGGTGTPPAVGCRVTYTVSSQWSGGFQADVAVVDTGTSTVNGWTLTWTFGGDQHIGNAWNGTVTQSGQNVTAHDAGYNASIPPGGGVDVGFTATYSASNAAPHGFALNGTACTTS
- a CDS encoding PP2C family protein-serine/threonine phosphatase; amino-acid sequence: MEQRAGDGIDYAALFAAVPVACVVLDRQLRIVTANDAYREVTGRSADSLIGRNFFDAFPPDPQEPTSHGAEVQRRSLETVLVSGRASLLMLHRFAIPRSGDSRSFEPRWWNVVNQPVKGPDGRVELIIHRIEDVTGFVREERRDPGSGTDPDAEAPYAELFLHAQELQRANRRLQESTAVVHDTALALQRAMLETPDLAVHPEIAVRYRPALEGLNACGDWYDVVDLPEGRLALTVGDVVGHGVAAASIMGMLRSALSAAVRVSDGPNSALQTLGLYARSHESALATTTFACQLFPESRLLTYSNAGHVPPLLVRADGRHEFLDQATDPPLGVRLEHVPRPQATVEYGPGDTLVLYTDGLVERRGEDLDVGLGRLAEAAGALRDRPVEHLADALLARLADPSGQQDDVSLLVMRL